DNA from Sulfurihydrogenibium sp.:
CAGGTAGAAAATTTTCTTGTATATTATTATTAGCTTTTTAATTTTTTAACTGTACCTTGGCAATTGAATAGGTAAGCCCACACAAGCTTATTTTACGTGAAAAGGTGAGACGTGAGATGTGAGACGTTGGAGATTGGTTTATCAATATCTTAGTGATTTTTGTTTGACTGCTCGTCGGCTTAGTGAGATGACTTAGCAGTCAGTGAAGCTAAGGTATTGGTAATGCGATTTTATTTTTTGATGTTTGATTTAAGCTTGTGTAGTAATGGTTTGAAAGAGATTTTTTGAAAAGTAGTTGTAAGTACTTGTTGAATTAAACTTTTTAATTTTGAATTCTTTAATGCTTAATTTTTTGAAAATTTGTAATTTTTTATTTTAAAATTTTTTAAGATCGGGAAGTTAAGGAGCAGTATTTGCAGCGAGCTTCTGAGTTTGTGGTTTTCAGCGGTTGGCTTGTGATGGGAAGTTGAAGGATAAAATATAATAATATATTTTCTGTATATCGAGGTTTGCTGCAAAAAACTTCAACTTGCAGGTTTTTTAAAAGTTTGGTATAATGATTATCAGAATATTGATAGAGTAAGTTAAAAGCGATTTTATTTTTGGGTTAAAAGTTAACGGGTTCCATCTGAACCGTGTGGGTTATAAAGCTGATCTGATCAATAATAAATAGATGGAAAATTTAGGTTCCATCTGAACCGTGTGGGTTATAAAGCCACCTCCTCAGGGAGGTAGAAACTCCAAAATTCCTGTTCCATCTGAACCGTGTGGGTTATAAAGCCAAGAGGCTTAAAATTTCCCTGACGAGGCCTTTAGTTCCATCTGAACCGTGTGGGTTATAAAGTAGTAATAGCACTCTAGATCTATTGAGAGATCCACGTTCCATCTGAACCGTGTGGGTTATAAAGTAGCACTCCTCCTTTTAAATTTTTAAATTTCCCACCGGTTCCATCTGAACCGTGTGGGTTATAAAGTCTCTTTAGCTGTAATCTTTTCAAGATACTTTTTATAGTTCCATCTGAACCGTGTGGGTTATAAAGATTCTTCAAACTTAAGTTCCATCATTAATCCTCCTTTGTTCCATCTGAACCGTGTGGGTTATAAAGACTGGATCTAAATACTCCAGTAGTTTCTTTTCGAATGTTCCATCTGAACCGTGTGGGTTATAAAGCAATAGTAAATGAAGCTATTCTTTCTTGATTTGTAAGTTCCATCTGAACCGTGTGGGTTATGTAAGGTGAAACGTGAGACGTGAGATGTGAGACGTTTTAAAAGAATGATATGCGAGACACTTTGGCAATTAAATAAAAAAATTTTTCCAGAGTTTATGTTCTGTCTATGAGGAAGTAGGGTTGCTTTGAGAAAGTTTTTGATAGAGAGGTTTTGCCGAAAATGTCCTCACTTACCAAGACCAACTTGAACATGTTCCAAAAATCAAAAAACTTCTTCTCAAGATTAAAACTGATAGGATAAACAAAAATACACAAATTAAAATCATGTAGAAATTCCAAAATCTTCTCTTTTAACTCTAAACACTAAATTTGCTTTGTTCTTTATTTTCCTTGGATAACCGCCTCAATGGATGCTTTATTTTTACTCTAAGAGTTTTCTTTATCTTTATAGCAGGGATAAATCCAATGCCTAAGATTTTTTGTACTACGCTTATTGAATCATAACCTTTATCAGCTATAAAAGGTGGTCCTTTGATAAAATCTACTTTGTTTACAAATATCTCCATAAGCAAAACCTGTAGCATCTGCTATGTAGCACTGTCCTGTTTTTCTCATGCAAACATTTTATTTTTTGATTTTGTGTATTTAATTTTAACTGAGATAGAAAATAATTTTGGAACAGTCTTATTCAAATTGGAGAGTGTTATAGAAATCCGCATCAAATTCTACGCCATTCTAAGCAAAGAGAAGAATCTCTGTTTTTTATGCCTACTACTACTCTGTTATTCTGCAGCCGGTATAGAATCTCCACACCTTTTTTAACTCTCACTTATTCATTTCTAAAAAATGAGTCCTTCGAGCTTACATTCTCAAAGTGGCAGACAAAAGTTTAATTAATTTCAAAACTTAGTTAAAATTTTCAAGCAGTAAAGGAGTGAGAGTGTCGAGTATTATAGCGGTTTACAGACTGATTACACATAAACAATTCAAGAATTGATAGTACAGTAATTGCAAAAGATTTCAAAATTGACTCTCACATTTGAATAATTACTTGTAAGCAATATAAAGCCCCCTTAATGGGGGCAAAATTTATTAGTGAGTTTTATATCCTTTCTCTCCTATTTTAACTAATCTTAAGAAATGAAATGCTAAGCTTATAGCTCTAAAAAATTGAGATATTAAAGAATGCATTTTTCTTCTATCTGAATCTGAAAATCTAAATTTTGCTTGAGCCATTTTTTAATTCCTCCTTTTGATTTTTTAAGGTATTAATTTCCAGAAAGGCTTACCTTGCAGTTTCCATAAGAATGCATAATGTAAGCCAAGTTTAAACCATGCTCCAGCTTTTCCTGGTTCTGCAACGCATAAATCTAAATCTCTACCGTATTCACCATATTTAGCTCTATTTCTTGCAACCGGAAAGATTGCAATCGTTCCTGCCATACCATCAAAAATTCCATTTTTCATAGAAGCAACGCATAATCCTGGAGTTTCTGCCATTGAAGCTGTATTTTGAGGCTCTCTTCCTTCAATCATATCAACAATGTTTAACGCTGCTGCTTTTCCGGATAACTCTGCAGTATAACCTGTTCTTGGTGGAGCTGGTGCTATTATTGTTCCATTTGGAGATTTGCCTGGTTTTGATAAAGGTCCAGGCGGTGCAAAAGCAATACCGGCTGCAAAAATGTTTTTATAGATAGGATTTTGATACTTTTTAGGCCAATCTGGACCGTCTAATTCTTCATAAGGTTTTCCATATACAGCATCAACTTTTACAAATCCAGCCGGGTTACACATCTTATCTTTTATATCATTACCATCTTTATCTATCCATTTAATTGGTTGTCCTGCAAATGGTGGAAGGAGCATTGCAAAGTCATATTCTATTTCTTTAAACTCTCCGTCTAAGTTTTCAATGTATATTTTCTTTTCATCAACTTTATGAACGTGACTTCTGATTTCGTATTTGATTCCATAATCGTAGAATATAGCTTCTGCCATCATTTCTGATGTAAAGATCAACGAACCTCTTTTTGCTTCAAGTCCGTCAATTCCAAAGTCTCCAAGCTTTGGTTCATTAGAAAGCCATATTAATTCAACCCTATCTCTTAATCCTCTATCAACAAGGTCATTATGGACGTTGGTGATAAACTCAAATCCTGCACCCTGACAAGTACAAGTACCATGCCCTGTTCCGATAACGATTTTAGCTTTATCGCCTTTTTCTAATCTTTTTACAAGTTCTAAATAAGCTTTTGCAGTTTCTACAGCGTGAGGAGGTGTACAAACAGAATACGTATAGCCCTTATCCGGACCAAGCCCTGGAGTAGCATCAAAGTTTAGCTTAGGACCTGTTGCAACAAGAAGATAATCGTAATCCAATCTTTTTTC
Protein-coding regions in this window:
- a CDS encoding FAD-dependent oxidoreductase, with the translated sequence MAKIVIAGSGFAGHYAALILADRLKPKNGNHEITVVTPNETFNYIPSLIWVGVGQMPVEKTQFPLKPVYDKFGIKYERAFLTEVHPDDNYVMVKPVGSEQEKRLDYDYLLVATGPKLNFDATPGLGPDKGYTYSVCTPPHAVETAKAYLELVKRLEKGDKAKIVIGTGHGTCTCQGAGFEFITNVHNDLVDRGLRDRVELIWLSNEPKLGDFGIDGLEAKRGSLIFTSEMMAEAIFYDYGIKYEIRSHVHKVDEKKIYIENLDGEFKEIEYDFAMLLPPFAGQPIKWIDKDGNDIKDKMCNPAGFVKVDAVYGKPYEELDGPDWPKKYQNPIYKNIFAAGIAFAPPGPLSKPGKSPNGTIIAPAPPRTGYTAELSGKAAALNIVDMIEGREPQNTASMAETPGLCVASMKNGIFDGMAGTIAIFPVARNRAKYGEYGRDLDLCVAEPGKAGAWFKLGLHYAFLWKLQGKPFWKLIP